One genomic window of Glycine soja cultivar W05 chromosome 9, ASM419377v2, whole genome shotgun sequence includes the following:
- the LOC114368094 gene encoding mechanosensitive ion channel protein 10-like, producing MEEDKGVADKKVTKNDEVVLRISDSEEAMHAEKDHRDSRSSLEAEISSLSPQHSTHIGKGFTDSHGELTELENLRNKGQVSSELVTTTKRLMCRSEFSKPKSRLVEPPCPKDATFVVEKAQMTSSNLSARNSSNKNVSEATIVTPRTPLLGTPREEDDDDEEVYKAALIEMTKRSGKKYSVLGFVEWFAFVCIMGFLIASLTDHKLQHWEIWGLELWKWCVLVLVILCGRLVTEWFINVLVFLIERNFLFKKKVLYFVYGVKNSVQGFVWLSLVLLTWVLLFHHDVETARKFTRILNYITRALASCLIGAAIWLAKTFLIKLLASNFQSTRFFDRVQVSIFHQYILRTLSGPPLMDMAETVGNMSSSGRLSFKAMINKNEGKEEQVIDVDKLKKMKQEKVSAWTMKGLINVISSSGLSTISYTPESAFEDESDQKDNEITSEWEAKAAAYRIFRNVAKPGNKYIEKDDLLRFMKIEEVENVLPLFEGAVETGRIKRKSLKNWLVKVYLERRSLVHSLNDAKTAVDDLNMLASVIVIIVITVVWLLIMGFLNTQVLVFISSQLLLVVFMFGNTAKAVFEAIIFVFVIHPFDIGDRCVVDGVQMVVEEMNILTTVFLRYDNEKIFYPNSVLATKPISNFYRSPEMQDSVEFSVDVSTSIESIGALKAKLKAYLESKPQHWCSNHNVLVKDIENVNKMKMCLNVTHTINFQNYKERNSRRSELVLELKKILEDLNIKYHLLPQEVHLSYVRSQDSAAHTF from the exons ATGGAAGAAGACAAAGGCGTGGCAGacaagaaagtgacaaagaatGACGAGGTTGTTCTACGAATTTCAGACTCTGAAGAAGCCATGCATGCAGAGAAGGATCATAGAGATTCTAGAAGTTCCCTAGAAGCTGAAATCAGTTCCCTTTCTCCTCAGCACAGCACCCACATAGGTAAAGGGTTTACAGATTCACATGGTGAACTCACAGAGCTTGAGAATCTAAGAAACAAGGGTCAAGTTTCCTCAGAGTTGGTGACAACTACAAAGAGGTTGATGTGTCGGTCGGAATTTTCGAAGCCAAAGTCCAGATTGGTGGAGCCACCATGTCCAAAAGACGCAACCTTTGTTGTAGAAAAGGCTCAAATGACAAGTTCCAATTTATCTGCAAGGAATTCTTCCAACAAGAATGTTTCTGAAGCAACTATTGTTACCCCAAGAACCCCCTTGCTTGGGACTCCGcgggaagaagatgatgatgatgaagaagtgTACAAGGCTGCACTTATTGAAATGACCAAGAGATCGGGTAAGAAGTATAGTGTACTGGGTTTTGTTGAGTGGTTTGCTTTTGTTTGCATAATGGGGTTTTTGATTGCAAGCTTGACAGATCATAAGTTGCAACATTGGGAAATTTGGGGTTTGGAACTGTGGAAATGGTGTGTGTTGGTGCTGGTTATACTATGTGGTAGATTGGTCACTGAGTGGTTTATCAATGTTTTGGTATTCTTGATTGAGAGGAACTTCTTGTTTAAGAAAAaagttttgtattttgtttatggTGTGAAGAATAGTGTTCAGGGCTTTGTATGGTTAAGTTTGGTTCTTTTGACATGGGTTCTGCTTTTCCACCATGATGTGGAGACAGCCAGAAAGTTTACTAGGATTCTTAATTACATTACTAGGGCCCTTGCTTCTTGTCTTATTGGAGCAGCTATATGGTTAGCCAAAACATTTTTGATAAAGCTGTTAGCTTCAAATTTTCAATCTACGAGATTTTTTGATAGGGTCCAAGTATCAATCTTTCACCAATACATTCTGAGGACACTTTCAGGTCCTCCCTTGATGGATATGGCTGAAACAGTAGGCAACATGTCGAGTAGTGGTCGACTCAGTTTTAAGGCCATGATTAATAAGAATGAAGGGAAGGAAGAACAAGTCATTGATGTAGACAAGCTCAAGAAAATGAAACAAGAGAAAGTTTCTGCTTGGACTATGAAAGGGTTGATTAATGTGATAAGCAGTTCTGGGTTGTCTACCATTTCCTATACACCAGAGAGTGCCTTTGAAGATGAGAGTGACCAGAAAGACAATGAAATTACTAGCGAGTGGGAAGCAAAGGCAGCTGCTTATAGAATTTTCAGGAACGTAGCCAAGCCAGGAAACAA GTATATCGAGAAAGATGACCTCTTGCGATTCATGAAAATTGAAGAAGTGGAAAATGTTCTTCCACTATTTGAAGGGGCAGTTGAGACTGGAAGAATTAAGAGGAAGTCTCTGAAGAACTGGCTG GTGAAAGTCTACCTTGAACGCCGATCACTTGTACATTCACTAAATGATGCCAAAACTGCTGTTGATGACTTGAATATGCTTGCTTCTGTAATTGTGATTATTGTGATCACTGTTGTGTGGCTTCTTATTATGGGTTTCTTAAACACTCAAGTTCTTGTCTTTATTTCATCCCAGCTTTTACTTGTGGTCTTCATGTTTGGCAACACAGCCAAGGCTGTATTTGAAgctattatatttgtttttgtgaTACACCCGTTTGATATTGGTGATCGCTGTGTCGTTGATGGTGTTCAG ATGGTTGTGGAAGAGATGAACATACTAACTACAGTCTTTCTGAGATATGATAATGAAAAGATTTTCTATCCAAATTCAGTTCTGGCAACCAAGCCAATCAGTAACTTCTACAGGAGTCCAGAAATGCAAGATTCAGTTGAATTTTCTGTTGATGTTTCTACTTCTATTGAAAGTATTGGAGCTTTAAAGGCGAAGTTAAAAGC ATATTTGGAGAGTAAGCCTCAACACTGGTGCTCCAACCACAACGTATTGGTTAAGGATATTGAGAATGTAAATAAGATGAAAATGTGTCTAAATGTTACTCACACCATAAATTTTCAGAACTATAAGGAAAGGAACAGCCGAAGATCTGAATTAGTCCTGGAGTTAAAGAAAATTCTTGAAGAtcttaatattaaatatcatcTTCTGCCACAAGAAGTTCATCTCAGTTATGTAAGGTCACAAGACTCAGCAGCACATACCTTTTGA
- the LOC114366857 gene encoding uncharacterized protein LOC114366857 has translation MASTSAVSMVMPVTYASQKRVVPSSDAFFKPLTLRSSKVVAASNSNGRFQVRTSMKEKVVTGLTAAALTASMMVPDVAEAAVSPSLKNFLLSIAAGGVVVVAIIGAVIGVSNFDPVKRS, from the coding sequence atggcttccacTTCTGCAGTTTCAATGGTTATGCCGGTAACTTATGCCAGCCAGAAGAGAGTGGTGCCTAGCTCTGATGCATTCTTCAAGCCACTCACACTACGGTCCTCCAAGGTAGTGGCGGCATCAAATTCCAATGGAAGGTTTCAGGTGAGGACCTCCATGAAGGAGAAAGTTGTAACAGGGCTCACAGCAGCTGCATTGACAGCTTCAATGATGGTTCCTGATGTGGCTGAGGCTGCCGTCTCACCTTCTCTCAAGAACTTCTTGCTCAGCATCGCGGCAGGtggagttgttgttgttgccatTATTGGTGCTGTGATCGGTGTTTCCAATTTCGATCCCGTCAAGCGAAGCTGA